The nucleotide sequence TCTTCTTTTGCCATTGTTGCTGCAACCCTTGTTAGCAATTCGTCAAATTATTCGCGTATTATACGcgaattatttcatatttttattaaaagtattatacttgcgtatttttgaaatattcgaaataatttgcatattttaaatctaaaaagtaTAAAACGTGTATTAgtcgaatttttaaaaaattcaactgaAAAATTTGTTGCATGCTCCCAGACCATGTGTAGAGCAAATTATGATGTCTGATTAgaaatgttttttaattattactatAGCTAATGATGGCTCATGATGAcccattatttaattattttcaacttCCCACTTTTCACTCAActctcattttgtttttattaaatattaatattcaattcCATCCCCATACATATCTCTCATATCTCTATCATCTATCTAATAAACTACTCATTTACCACATTTCTCTTTGGAATGTTTGTTTTTTAGTTCTCAACTTCTCATCAGATTCAATAACTTCAACTcatttttatctctttgttGGTTGCTTTGTTTTATTCCTTGTTTTGTAATCTTCTCAACAttttttgaagtattttttaTATGCATGGAAGATTATTTAGGGCatattttgttacattttttaaattaatttttagttttaaaatcaaacaatgtAAAATTGATAGATTTGAAGCActgatttttgaaattatttctaaaattaaaatttaaaaatactgagttttaacaaacaacaaaaaatttacagaaaaaaaagtaatagaaaagaatgtatatacacacacatgagcagttataaaaattacaaatttgtttttaaaaaataataagaagaaataaaCTGAAAACACACAAATTATAATCAACAACCAATAACCactatgatttttgttttccttaCTTTCCATTTCACACCGTTTCTAAATATAGCCTCAGCTAACATCAATTATTTGTCTAAATTAAGATTTCAATTCTCAACCACCATACATACACTATGTTCGTTAACTTCAACATAgctttattaatttattttggaacTTGAATATATTGTTTTTAGTGGCATCTgaattttttcatgttatcttGCGTTAATTTAGGTTAGTTGAatctgttaattttttaattatataagttttaataaatttatttttacttatacaTGTTAAtcttttgttaattaattgttatgcatattagtaaataaaattaaactatatgTAAGAAATGAGACAAAGAaacaaattttgagaatatgCTGATAATTTAGATTGACGAttcaaatgtaaattttgtcAAAAAGAGTGTCGTGGTGATATATCTAGAGTAAAATCGCATTTATCTGGGTAAACAGGATGTGATGTTATGGTTTGTCCAAGTGTGCCAGATGAGGTACAAGCTCTAGCTGTTATTGCTATCAGATGTGAtagtaaaaagataaaattatctaTTGAAAATGTCGGAACTAGTCAAGAAACTTTGTCAAGTTTACAACAAACTTCAATACCTACCATATACAACAAAAACGATAAGAATATGGTAGACATGAAAATAgctcaacatttttttttgaataatattcTTTTCAATGTTATTCAAACACCTGATTTTATTGAGATGATTAAGGTTGTTTCTGACTTTGGTATTGGATATACGTTACCAAGTTCTTCTACTCTAAGAACTAAATTAGTGATGAATAACAAAACAATGGTTGAACATTATGTAGCTAAAGTGAAGGAATCGTGGAGTTTATCAGGATACACATTAATGTCTGATATTTGGACAGACATAAAAGGTCAGTCATTTATCAATGTGGTTATTTATTCTCCGAAATGACCTGTCTTTTAAAGTCTTTTGAAAGGTCGAGTCATagaaaaagtgattttttttcttagagATCTACTTGTATCTGTCATTGAGGAGATTGAAACTATGAATGTAGTTCAAATTATCACAGACAATACTTCAAATTATGGACTTGTTGGTGATATGATAATGGAAAGTTATCATCACATATACAAAACAAAGTGTGCAACCCATGAAATTCAATTACTTTTCAAATCTATTTATAATCAGATTCAATGGATAAGCAAGGTATTTGATAAGGCAAAGGAGATTGTGGATTATATGTACAAACATACCATTGTCTTAAGTTTAATGAGGGAACATACACACAAGGATTTGAAAAGGTATTCCAAAACTAGGTTTGCTTCTCATTTTCTAATGCTTCAATCTATTTTAGAAGCTGAAAATGACTTGAGAAACTTAATTACATCAGCTACTTGGAGAAATTTGTCATATAACAAAAGAGCAATGGCACAAAATGTGAAGGACATAATTCAAGGtactaaattttgaaaaaaaggaaaacaggTTATATTTGCCTTAGAGTCTATTGTTAAAATATTGCGATTAGTTGATAGAGATAGATCAACTGCTGGCTACATTTATGATGCAATAGAGGGCAAGAACTGCCATCAAGAAACAATGTGAAACTAATCATATCAAATACATGCAACTATGGGACTTATTTGAGACAAAACAAGAGGAGAATATATTTCATGAGATACATGCAATTGCAGCTTACCTTAATCCATCTTTAATGTATGACATGAAAATAAGGTATGACCAATCTAAAATAAGAGATGGTTTATTATTTGTGGGAGAAAAATTGGTTGACATTACAGAGAGAAATGAGTTTGCTGACCAATTATTGGTTTATGATGGGAGACATCCaaatatgtttaattttctttcaatgGCACAAATGAGATTTGCTCATCCTCATAAGTAATGTTACTTTTgtttaacttattttaatatatatttttattaagttatttaTCCTACAGAAACCTAACTTGTTGATCATTATGTGTAGGAGTGTGGTGGGAAGCAAATGAAGGCTTAATTCCTATTCTATAAAAGGTTGCTATTCGTATATTGAGCCAACCATGTAGTGCTTCTACATGTGAACATAATTGGAGTGCATTTGATGCTGcacaaacaaaaagagaaatagattATCACCAGATATGTTAGAGGACCTTGTCTATAAGGGTGAATTCATTAATGTTAAATAATTCTACTAATtttgagaagcatgatagaaaAGTAATTGATCTTAAAAATCTTGTGGAGCTTGatgaaaatattaatgaaaGACTTGAGGAGGCTGCAGATAAAGGTCTTGAGGAGAATGCAACAGATAATATTGATGTTAGTGATACTTCGTGGCTTGATAGAAGACTTGGCATTGGATCATCTATATCTCGatcatttaattatgatttttttttaatttaatcaaggAACTGACTTGAGTATTTGGATTTTGGACTgtataaaaattctcattttgtGATATTGGGTAGCTTAGAATATTAAAATGGGAAAATCTCTAGTGCAAATTTCgtttatattcttaaaaataaaaaataaaaggccgATCCAGATCCACGGTGTGGTTCACCGTTCCAGCAAATCCTCTCTGTCGACCTCCCTCCTTCAAAACCCTATTTGTTTTCTCTGGTATCAGCCCGCCGATTGTCGTTGTCGTTCTCTCACTCTCATCTCACCCGAATACGTTTTTCTCTTActcttccatttcctctctcGTTGTAGCGCATTGTCTTCGTCGATTGATGCTGTCGTCATCACCTCTATTCTTCTTGTGCCGTTCCATCTTCGATCTCCCTCTTCGGGTATATTTTTTTTCGATTCGTTCCGGTGTGTGTTATCGTGTCTCCATCATTCCGTCGATCGGATCAATCCTATTCGCCACAGTGGTTCACCATATTTTCAACGCCTCTTTGTTCCATCAGATCCACATTTGTGGTTCATCGTTCCATCAAATCCACAGTGTCCCTTCTTTGCCTCGGTCTCCTTCCTCACTTCAAAACcctctctctcaaatctccaGCATCTCCCTCGTCTCCATTGTGTCACCTTCAGCCAGATCTATCCAGATCTGGCCTCCAAGTCTATCGTCTGTTTGTCCAACCCGATCTACCCAGATCCAACTAAATCTAACCAAGGTCTACCCAGTCCAAACATCCAGCCAGATCTACCAAGATCCAGTCAAATCTATCCAGTACCCAGATCTACCCAGTACCCAAATCTGGCCAGATCTACTCagtctttgaaaaaaaaaactagaagatCTTGTAAGGACCCGATTCTCAGTACGGTGCCTGCAAAATGTTGAGAAAAAATGTACTAAATCATGCGTCTTTTCCCCTTACTTCTGCTATGAAGAAGAACCTACTCATTTTGAAGCCATCCACAAGGTTTTTTTGTGTTAGTAATGCCTCCAATCTCCTGGTCCAGCTTCCGGTAAATGACCACTATGGGGCCGCCATTTCACTCGTGTATGAAGCTCTAATTAGGCTTTAAGATCCCATTTACGGTTGTATCTCTTATATTTTTGCCCTTCAATAGTAGGTTATCAATCTGTAATTTCATCTATCTTTATTGAAGGAATTACTATTTGCAAACTctctcaatgttcaaaattggtttcacccagaaactaattcaaacccatattGTGACAATGGATCTTTACTCGTGGATGATCCACaccctatttgaaattttgaaaactcagTCATTCCAATAGAAAATGTGTCGTTTCCTTATTTTCAAGAGGTTAGATCACAACATTACCTAGTTAAAACTAGCAGCTGCCAGTGGCCATTCCCAAGTGATGTCGATGAACTTAGATCTATCGTGTTCGGTAAACATCGTCAGCATTGAGTATCGATGATATCCAAAGCTATCAACGTGAGTGAATTAGTATCTATGGTTTGACTTTTTGAGTAGTTGTATTATCTCATAGTTTGATCTCTTGTAAAGGTATTGAATATATGGTTTGAATGTTATGTTTTGTGTTTGATGAGTTGTTTGCTTGTTgagcaaaaatatatttatatgcttATATGAATGAATCGTCTTAACAAttctcattttataatattggtgaaaatataaattatatttttgtgtttaatgAGTCGTTTGCTTGTTTATCAAGAATATgtttgtgtgcatatatatatatatatataatatgccgaatttttattgatgaatttaTTCAGTTGGAACATATTAAACACAAATTAAGTCTCTCTCGAATTTTTTCGTATGACAGATACTTGATCGAATTTTTGACCGTATTTAAAATACATCAAGCCGAATAATACTCGTACTTTTATTGTCTCAAATTTTTCCCGTTCGCCGAATTACTAATAAGGGTCGCAACCAACTCGTCTTCCACAAATCGTCGACCTCATCTTCTGTCGTTGCTAACGCCATTCCTATCAATGATGACTCTCTTCGTGCCTTTAGCCACCATCGATGACAACTTTGTAGCTTCTGCCATTGCTGCCATCAATTGCTTCCTTCATAGCAGCTAATCTTCAAACTTTACTCAGATCCGATAGATCTGCCAAGATTCATATCCAGATTAGGTCCACTCATATCTAATCCATTTAGACCATATCTTGCTCGTTAGTCTATTCAGCCCAGATCGTACATATACGTATTTGTCTCTCTTAGATTTGTGGTCCAAATTCACTATCTTGGTATATTTTCTATTAGGCCTTTTCTTTGTGGATCTTTTGATACTATttagagttatttaattttggTTATAACAactttgaaatatgatatttcattgttgcataggaaaatttagattttgagGTAAAAATGCGAGCAATTTTGGCACAAATAGGTTTAAATAATACGAGTACTCATGATTTGAATAGATATAAGTACATTAGTGAATGTGGAGTCATTAAAGTCATTAAACATATGATGAGGCAAATCTTGTTGCCTATACTTCGAGTGTAGCTGAAAATATCAACTGTAGTGAATGTTACGTAGATATGGTATTCATCAAGGAGATGAACTCTCCATGTTTTGTTAGAAGAAAGAATTACGAATagtttcatatttgaatttagtGTCAAAGTAGAACTTgttataattttgatttagaattcaaatttgaccaTGATTGTGACTTCATCTACAATTgaagatttatatttttcatgacttatcaagatttttatcTTCGTGACTCATATTTTAATCAGAATATAGATTCATACAAAttgattcttttgaatttatCTATAGACAAGttatagatttataaataggtactttatattctaaaattattgcaacaatatcattatagtgatattttgttctctctacttataatttttttcgatttgaGATTTTCACGTACATTTTTTATGTTCGTTTGTATGTTTAATAATttgattgtaatttattttcGATACTAAATCCTAACATACAATACATTTCACTAACTATTACAATAACTCATTTTAGAAATGATCATAAACATTCTTCCTTGCTATAATTATTTAAGGAGAAGGCAAGgtcatcattttaattttaattttagcgtaATGTATAATATTAAGTTTTATATCTTTTTACTTTGAATCGTGAGCCTAGATCATCGTGCAAGTAAGGATCGTTGTGCAAGTAAGATAAAAACTAAAGTTTTAAGCTGTTAAACTACTATGTTATtatgtaatatttgttaaaataagtaaaataagattttattaaaataatttatctataaaatttaagataagttATCCGAATGagagaaataataaatttatcttaaaagttcaagaaaagaaaaatatataattttttttaaaaaattaataaatataataaaaaaaatatttttactcaaAATACCTTCTATATCTACcttaataaatattcattatTCACTATGTCATGTCCCATCAATGTGTAAAGGTGACATGAAATACAATAAGTGGTGTTTGGTGAAGCTTAGCTTTAATATTAAAGCACAAAAGTTAGGTTGCATcccttatttttattaaaaatacaacaatttaaatttttattgagaCCCTCAATTATTAAGAATTAtatacttttttaattaattattctttactCATATAATTATgccatttttcataataattatttaataaattagtgTCTTTTCTAATCATTTTATACATGCATAgcacattaataaaatattaattaagcaCTTAATACTTGTCGTTAACTAATAAGTCTAATAAGTACAACATCACATTCAATTACTAAACACTTTTTTatcaatgttttcaaaacataaccTAATAAACCACCACAACCATAGTATCGAcatgatataataatattaaatagataatattttctccaaattgaGAAAGAATGGGTGGAATAAAAATGCATGAGTGCAcgactattttttatattttgagagtATCAACGTTAATAACGTTCTTAGAGTTTaaatttgtctttaattttatcatcattTGATAATTAATATTCTTCTATTTCCATCCATTTACATTGCCATTTTAACTTAGAAGAAGCTGAATTATTTTGAACTAGTTTTGATATTAATTTCTAATCAACATAAAATTTGTAGaattaaatatgtaaatttatatttatatataattaatgaaattgaGATTTGTGATGGTTGATCTCAAACCGTCTATGCCTACGTCACAACACAACCAACCGCTAGCAGTTGCCACCTGTTGGCTGCTGGCAAGTTCGCCGGTGACTCGACACATTGCGCTCTTTTCCATCCGACACCTATCCCACCGCCGTTTCTGCTAATCCTTACCTCCATCCAACAAACCCTGAAAGGAAACGAACTAACTCTCCGCCAAAGAGCACCAGACGGATATTGTTCTGTATGCCCTCCAAGTGCTTGTAAAAATGGGTAGAAGAGTGGATGCGGCACTAGAAGTTCAGAGGAAGAAACTCAAGAAACATGGCAAGAAGAAGAATCCGCTGCTCAAGAAATTCTTTGACTATCTCAAGTCTGATTCCTACATGTTTGCTCCCTTGGTTTCTTCTCAACCCTCTGGTTCCTCCTCACCCACAGAGCCAATTTGTACGTTTGCTACAAGTAATCATCTGTGCTTAAAACTGATACACTTGGTTTTATTGTTGGGCTTTCAAATTAGGGTTTGATGATTGCTTTAGTCAATTGAATGTTTTTCTGTTGTTAGGAGTTGAAACAGAGAGACCTAGTGGGAAAAACAGCAGTATCGTGTAGTACACTTGGTTGTGGGTATTGGGTTTGCATATTAGGGTTTGGAGGCTgctttaattgaattgaatgttTTTTCTGTTGTTTGGAGAGCAATATGTTGTACAACACTTGGTGTTGATATTGGGTTTTCATATTAGGGTTTGAAGGTTGCTTTGATTGAATGTTTTCCTGTTGTTAGGAGATGAAACGGAGAAACCCGGTGGGGAAAACAGCAAGAAATTGCTTAAGAAGGTTAGGGAGTACCTCTTATCTGATTGTTATATGTATGCCCCTTTGACGGATGCCCAACAATCACAAGGTGTTGATTCTGCCACATCCAGTCCTCCTTGTACGGGTAACAgttcttttgttttctattttctttttttgtttctacTAGTTTACTGTTATTGCACACGACTAATTGATTAGGTTGTTTTAATTGCTTCCTTGGTGGGTGTTTGAAGAATTGTCTGTAGATAAGGGAGGtttattcatataaataattgaaaagttATGCATGTATGTTCATAGTGCATCTATTTGTATGATTCATGCTGATGTGCATTCCCTAAAAGGCCCATTCATAATGCATAAAGCTTTTGGCTCTATGAAGATTAGAGTTGACAAAAAAGATCGTATTTGTGCATTACCTTCTTATTTATGTAAACCGAagttgtttttataatttaaccCTGGTCACAAAATCATTCTTTGTGTGGGGACAAAATatgtgttctttttttttttttttaatgtgtccGAGTTTTGCACGCATAGTCTTGAAATAGACCAACCTTACCCCTAGTTTGACTTTTAAGTAAATCAGatgcaattataaatttatactcTCAAACGGATATATGattaatttttactaaataggatatttttttctccatcaaaagTTGATCTCCCAccactatttaaaaaaaaaaaaacttgagagTTTGTGTTCTACTTTATCATACATAGAATGGTTGCTAgtctcctatttttcttctttcatttttcacTAGAGATGAAAAATGGGCCGACTTGGCCCACAGCCTGGCTCGACTCGACCCGATACTATAGCAGACGGGTCGGCCTGGCCTGCCAACAAAATGCAAGCTGTGCCGAGCCAGCGATATGTGGCCTGTGGCCCGGCTCGACCCGgcccaccaaaaaataaaaaaaatatttaaaaaattatgtttgtaattagtaattataaatatattttaaacataatttttaattttacactaaacataattttacaaatataatgtttataAGTAAGcattatgtttgtaaaattatgtttacaataaacataaaaaaattatgtttgtaagtaaacattatattttaaaaaatatttgttgtatttgagaaaaaaataaaaaaaatatttaaaaaattatattaaaaaaattaaaaataaatagtcCACAGATCAGCCCAAGCAGCCAAGTCCACAGGCTAACCTGGCTTAATAGGACCACAAGCCAGCCTAGCATGCTCTAGCCCGGCCCACCTTAACCCACTTATTAAGGGTTAGAGGGCTGTGCCGGGCCCCAATTTTTATTGTCCCAGCTCGGTCCAGTCCGATCCGTCTCTCTCACAAGCCAAATTTGACCCGACCCATCAAATAGGTGGGCCAAGCGGGAGGGAGGCCGGTTCACCCACCCATTTTCAATCTTTATTTTTCACCTCTTCCAAAATTCAGAATGATTGACTTTGgcttcattctttctccttataTGGATGGGTTGAAAGACCAAACCTCAAACTGTAAAGAGTATAATAACACTTAAATTAGTTGGATTCACCAATGAAAAGCTCAAATAACAAGATAGATTGAACTTTTAGGGTTTGAAACTTGAACTGTTGGGGATTAGTCAAGTGAAGCTCATTCTTTATCTAATTAGAAGTGACTTTGATGCTCTCATGGGCATAGTATGATTAGTATTTGCGtagaaaattacaaacaaaGATGCAAATTAAAGTTATGATAGTTACATTGAAAAAGTTTTATCTTTTTATGAGagtgattattatatattgtacTTTCTATATAGAGGATTGTAGcatgatttattcttttatattgtaccatgatttattcttttatattcttttattccttCTTATATTGTACCATGATTTATTCTTTTCACGCGCGTGAGTGAGTTAATGTGAGGGTTTTAAAGTGAAAAATTTCATCTAACTGCAGACAAGAAGTGACTTTTATAGCTTTGAACCTCAAATTCAGAATAGCCATTGGAGGCCAGCTAGTTTCTTTATTCTGCAAGATCTTCTGAAGATATTCGCCCTTCCCAACAAAACATGTTGACTCGCTATATATCCTGTCTGACATTGAACAGTCTCAACACAAGTGTACGAAATGACTGTGTGGACTTAATTCATCTCAACTAGGCATTTAAGTGTCAAGTCATTCGTCAGGAGCTGTCACAGTGCAATCATAcctggaaaaagaaaaacaaaaaagctcTAGAACACCTAAAAACACTACAGTTCAATTCCATCCAGAATTGAAATAATATACGTGTAAAAAGTAGAATAATTAGGTCATGAGTTTCGCTGTGACTTGACCGTGAGGTTTTTACAGCCAAAATAACTTAGATTAATAATCATATAGAATTcttaaaatacaataaacttCTTGTTATCATCAAACTCAATATTTAAAGCACCTTTTGAATCCTTGGGTCTGACATTGGTTCTGCTACATACTTCCATTGATGAAACTGTCCACTATTGGAATGAGGCTTTGAGGACCATTGTTTTGG is from Diospyros lotus cultivar Yz01 chromosome 2, ASM1463336v1, whole genome shotgun sequence and encodes:
- the LOC127793790 gene encoding uncharacterized protein LOC127793790 isoform X2, which translates into the protein MGRRVDAALEVQRKKLKKHGKKKNPLLKKFFDYLKSDSYMFAPLVSSQPSGSSSPTEPICTFATRDETEKPGGENSKKLLKKVREYLLSDCYMYAPLTDAQQSQGVDSATSSPPWPVWRPKRVATAFPIREVPKETKQPTEQTVMLTGKDQRTDRSPVKKTTLVRQTRQETVKHIVHRQCRSSSIPGKGMLETDQRKVTVE
- the LOC127793790 gene encoding uncharacterized protein LOC127793790 isoform X1, coding for MGRRVDAALEVQRKKLKKHGKKKNPLLKKFFDYLKSDSYMFAPLVSSQPSGSSSPTEPICTFATRDETEKPGGENSKKLLKKVREYLLSDCYMYAPLTDAQQSQGVDSATSSPPCTGPVWRPKRVATAFPIREVPKETKQPTEQTVMLTGKDQRTDRSPVKKTTLVRQTRQETVKHIVHRQCRSSSIPGKGMLETDQRKVTVE